One segment of Mycolicibacterium baixiangningiae DNA contains the following:
- a CDS encoding SDR family oxidoreductase, with protein sequence MSRYDGKNVVITGGSSGLGLAAAQYLVDNGAHVLVTGRHQQTLENAGRLLGGNGITVRSDARSLPDIDALTNRVRDEFGTLDALVVNAGIGSFDPFDEVTEQTFDEVFAINTKGPFFTVQRLAPLLSEGSGVVLTTSIANQTGWDALSVYSASKAALRSMARTLSRELLPKGIRVNAISPGSIDTGKLEKEVPEKAARLKAEFTVSSPMRRWGRPDEFAPAVAFLAFDATYVAGIELVVDGGESQL encoded by the coding sequence ATGAGCAGATACGACGGCAAGAACGTGGTGATCACCGGAGGCAGTAGTGGACTCGGGCTGGCGGCCGCGCAATATCTGGTGGACAACGGCGCGCACGTCCTCGTCACGGGCCGGCATCAGCAAACACTGGAGAACGCAGGCCGGCTGCTCGGCGGCAACGGCATCACAGTCCGCAGCGATGCGCGCTCGCTGCCCGACATCGACGCGCTGACCAACCGAGTCAGAGACGAGTTCGGCACGCTCGACGCCCTGGTGGTGAACGCAGGCATCGGCAGCTTCGATCCCTTTGATGAGGTGACTGAACAGACCTTCGACGAGGTCTTCGCCATCAACACCAAGGGACCCTTCTTCACCGTGCAGAGGCTGGCACCGCTTCTGTCCGAAGGCAGCGGGGTGGTGCTGACGACATCGATCGCGAACCAGACGGGGTGGGACGCACTCAGCGTGTATTCGGCCAGCAAGGCGGCCCTGCGCTCGATGGCCCGCACGCTCAGCCGCGAATTGCTGCCCAAAGGAATTCGCGTGAATGCGATCAGCCCCGGTTCGATCGACACGGGCAAGTTGGAGAAAGAAGTCCCGGAAAAGGCCGCCCGACTCAAGGCCGAGTTCACGGTCAGTAGTCCGATGCGACGTTGGGGCCGTCCCGACGAATTCGCCCCGGCAGTCGCGTTCCTCGCATTCGACGCGACATACGTGGCCGGGATCGAACTTGTCGTCGACGGCGGCGAATCACAACTATGA
- a CDS encoding SDR family oxidoreductase has translation MTGYEGKRVVITGGTSGIGLATAKALIAGGARVLVTGRTPTSLENARAALGPGAIVESSDAVSDIDSLVDRAAAEFDAVDLLVLNAGGTVSSTVDETSEAEYDKLFELNTKAPYFTLQKFVPLMPVGSAVVLTTSVSNTKGIATTSVYSATKAALRSMTRTFARELIDRGIRVNAVSPGPIDTGILERTMSAEAARQFLDQIKAANPMQRFGEPEEVAKAIIFLGFDATYTTGTELLVDGGASDL, from the coding sequence TTGACCGGATACGAGGGAAAACGCGTCGTCATCACGGGCGGGACGAGCGGCATCGGGCTCGCCACCGCCAAGGCGCTGATTGCCGGTGGCGCTCGAGTCCTGGTGACAGGCCGGACACCGACGTCATTGGAAAACGCGAGAGCCGCACTGGGTCCTGGCGCAATCGTGGAATCGAGCGACGCGGTCTCTGACATCGACAGTCTCGTCGATCGCGCCGCCGCGGAGTTCGACGCCGTCGACCTCCTGGTGCTCAACGCCGGCGGGACCGTGTCCTCCACCGTCGACGAAACCAGCGAGGCTGAGTACGACAAGCTGTTCGAGCTCAACACCAAGGCCCCCTACTTCACGCTGCAGAAGTTCGTGCCGCTGATGCCCGTGGGCAGCGCCGTGGTTCTCACGACCTCTGTCAGCAACACCAAAGGCATCGCGACGACGAGTGTCTACTCCGCGACCAAAGCGGCGTTGCGGTCCATGACGCGCACATTCGCTCGCGAACTGATCGACCGGGGTATCCGCGTCAACGCCGTCTCACCCGGTCCCATCGACACCGGCATCCTCGAACGCACCATGTCTGCTGAAGCCGCGCGGCAGTTCCTCGACCAGATCAAGGCCGCCAACCCGATGCAGCGATTCGGCGAACCCGAGGAAGTGGCGAAGGCGATCATCTTCCTCGGGTTCGACGCGACCTACACCACCGGCACGGAGCTGCTCGTCGATGGCGGCGCCTCCGACTTGTGA
- a CDS encoding nitroreductase family protein produces MPHPTNDVWEVLSTARSIRRFTDEPVDAETLDRCLQAATWAPNGANAQLWRFIVLDGPQQRAAVAEAARIALASIESIYVMTRPADADESRAARNNRATYELHDRAGEFTSVLFTAYKNEFSSEFLQGGSIYPALQNFYLAARAQGLGACITSWASYGGEQALREAVGIPDEWFLAGHVVVGWPRGRHGPVRRRPLPDVVFRNRWDPERADITYGRGARPRAT; encoded by the coding sequence ATGCCGCACCCCACGAACGATGTCTGGGAAGTTCTGTCGACCGCGCGCTCGATCCGGCGCTTCACCGACGAGCCGGTCGACGCCGAGACACTCGACCGCTGCCTGCAGGCGGCCACGTGGGCGCCGAACGGCGCCAACGCGCAGCTGTGGCGATTCATCGTCCTCGACGGCCCGCAGCAGCGCGCCGCGGTGGCGGAGGCCGCCCGAATAGCCTTGGCCTCAATCGAATCCATCTACGTTATGACGAGGCCGGCCGACGCCGACGAGAGCCGCGCGGCCCGCAACAACCGCGCCACCTACGAACTCCACGACCGAGCAGGCGAATTCACCTCGGTGCTGTTCACCGCGTACAAGAACGAGTTCTCGTCGGAATTCCTCCAGGGCGGTTCGATCTACCCCGCCCTGCAGAACTTCTACCTCGCCGCACGCGCCCAGGGGCTGGGTGCGTGCATCACCAGTTGGGCGTCCTACGGCGGCGAGCAGGCCCTGCGCGAGGCGGTCGGCATCCCCGACGAATGGTTCCTGGCCGGGCACGTCGTGGTCGGGTGGCCGCGTGGACGGCACGGTCCGGTCCGCCGTCGGCCGCTGCCGGACGTGGTGTTCCGCAACCGGTGGGACCCCGAACGCGCCGACATCACCTATGGCAGGGGTGCGCGGCCCCGGGCCACGTGA
- a CDS encoding ATP-dependent DNA ligase, whose protein sequence is MQLPVMPPVRPMLAKSVPSIPPGASYEPKWDGFRSICFRDGDEVEFGSRNERPMTRYFPELVAAATAELPERCVVDGEIVIATDRGLDFEALQLRLHPAASRVRMLAEKTPASFIAFDLLALGDDDYTDRPFSERRAAMVAALADTGPSIHVTPATTDLDTAQRWFHEFEGAGLDGVIAKPLTLTYQPDKRVMYKIKHARTADCVVAGYRVHKSGDDAVGSLLLGLYTDDGGLASVGVIGAFPIATRRALFTELQPLVTTFEEHPWNWGAHVDPDVVRRYGGGSRWNAGKDLSFVPLRPERVVEVRYDHMEGRRFRHTAQFNRWRPDRDPRSCTYAQLDQPVTFRLGDIVPGLG, encoded by the coding sequence GTGCAGCTTCCCGTCATGCCTCCGGTGCGGCCGATGCTGGCCAAGTCGGTGCCGTCGATCCCGCCCGGCGCGTCCTACGAACCGAAGTGGGACGGCTTCCGGTCGATCTGCTTCCGCGACGGCGACGAGGTCGAGTTCGGCAGCCGCAACGAACGCCCGATGACGCGCTACTTCCCCGAACTGGTCGCCGCCGCGACCGCCGAGTTGCCCGAGCGCTGTGTCGTCGACGGGGAGATCGTCATCGCCACCGACCGGGGCCTGGACTTCGAGGCGCTGCAACTGCGGCTGCATCCCGCCGCGTCGCGGGTACGGATGCTCGCCGAGAAGACCCCGGCGTCGTTCATCGCGTTCGATCTGCTCGCGCTCGGTGACGACGACTACACCGACCGCCCGTTCAGTGAACGCCGCGCCGCTATGGTCGCGGCGCTCGCCGACACCGGCCCCTCGATCCACGTCACCCCGGCCACCACCGACCTGGACACCGCGCAACGCTGGTTTCACGAGTTCGAGGGCGCGGGCCTCGACGGCGTCATCGCCAAACCGTTGACGCTGACCTACCAGCCGGACAAGCGGGTGATGTACAAGATCAAGCACGCGCGCACCGCGGACTGCGTGGTCGCCGGGTACCGGGTGCACAAGTCGGGCGACGACGCCGTCGGCTCGCTGTTGCTCGGCCTCTACACCGACGACGGCGGCCTGGCGTCCGTCGGCGTCATCGGCGCCTTCCCGATCGCCACCCGGCGCGCGCTGTTCACCGAGCTGCAGCCTCTGGTCACCACGTTCGAGGAGCACCCGTGGAACTGGGGCGCCCACGTCGATCCCGACGTGGTGCGCCGCTACGGCGGCGGCTCGAGGTGGAACGCGGGCAAGGATCTGTCGTTCGTGCCGCTGCGGCCCGAGAGGGTGGTCGAGGTGCGGTACGACCACATGGAGGGCCGACGGTTCCGCCACACCGCCCAGTTCAACCGCTGGCGTCCCGACCGCGATCCGCGCTCGTGCACCTACGCCCAACTCG